Proteins encoded together in one Etheostoma cragini isolate CJK2018 chromosome 11, CSU_Ecrag_1.0, whole genome shotgun sequence window:
- the si:ch211-39i22.1 gene encoding protein TsetseEP has product MMSYLWILLLGSLLAASAKAQDDVAKTEDPAALETPAPEADAAPEVNEETADDKETDHTAEEILTTTEPDPEPEPEPEPESEPEPEPEPEPEPEPEPEHEPEPEPEPEPEPEAEPEPEPELAAEHEDGADEPVTPAVEDAEPATAAPEGAEPETADTEAEAAATPEPTADPKANGEEEAITSSTGATPAHEESGPEATPADPAVADEETPTDPAGDENVVPQVEDPVPTIIETMVNKVNADGGFNLEVAGGENAVNSQGRSRSGAHVAGAAGDADKSKPSEASSSPLVGIVVAIGVAVVAAIVGYFTYQQKKLCFKNRQEADPEAARKADTAEAQADPQVLSNLLNSS; this is encoded by the exons ATGATGTCATACCTGTGGATTCTGCTATTAGGAAGCCTGCTGGCGGCAAGCGCCAAGGCACAAG ACGATGTAGCCAAAACAGAGGATCCAGCAGCTCTTGAGACCCCGGCCCCTGAAGCAGACGCAGCACCAGAGGTCAATGAAGAAACCGCCGATGACAAGGAAACTGACCATACAGCTGAG GAAATACTGACTACGACTGAGCCCGATCCTGaacctgagcctgagcctgaGCCAGAGTcagagccagagccagagccTGAGCCAGAGCCCGAGCCTGAACCCGAGCCTGAGCATGAACCCGAGCCTGAACCCGAGCCTGAGCCTGAACCCGAGGCTGAGCCAGAGCCTGAGCCAGAGCTTGCTGCTGAGCATGAAGATGGAGCCGATGAACCAGTGACTCCTGCGGTTGAAGACGCAGAACCAGCGACAGCTGCACCTGAGGGAGCAGAACCAGAAACAGCAGACACTGAGGCAGAAGCCGCTGCAACACCAG AGCCTACAGCGGATCCAAAGGCTAATGGAGAGGAGGAAGCTATTACCTCAAGCACTGGTGCGACACCTGCTCATGAGGAG agTGGACCTGAAGCCACACCAGCTGATCCAGCTGTAGCAGATGAGGAAACCCCTACTGATCCAGCTGGTGATGAAAATGTAGTACCACAAGTGGAGGACCCTGTCCCTACAA TTATAGAGACGATGGTTAATAAGGTGAATGCAg atgGAGGATTTAACCTGGAGGTGGCAGGAGGAGAGAATGCAGTGAACAGCCAAGGACGGAGCCGTTCTGGGG cacaTGTTGCTGGCGCCGCAGGAGATG CAGACAAGTCTAAACCCAGCG AGGCCAGCTCCAGCCCTTTAGTAGGCATCGTGGTTGCAATTGGTGTGGCTGTAGTGGCAGCAATCGTTGGATACTTCACCTATCAGCAGAAAAAGCTGTGCTTCAAAAATAGACAGG AAGCGGATCCAGAAGCTGCACGCAAAGCTGATACCGCAGAGGCTCAGGCAGATCCCCAAG TCCTAAGCAACCTGCTGAACTCCTCCTAG
- the LOC117952872 gene encoding sorting nexin-4-like isoform X2: protein MMMADSGSNEEVAVIVNTDITSTESENNLINTMVERGTDLLRKMEINVAEAEKRTGKNTVNMQETYTVYLIEIRPADTVPEGGTPAAPDTLWRRYSDFELLRTYLLVTYPYIIIPPLPEKRAEFVWHKLAADNLDPDFVERRRVGLENFLLRVASHPVLSNDKIFFLFLTEEKGWREAVLETGFQDKVDSRLKSLSAMLRVKNPDKRFTALKHYSDELNTVISQLLRVRVKVADRLYGVYKVHGNYGRVFSEWSAIEKEMGDGLQSAGHHMDTYAASIDDILEEEEHYADQLKEYLFYTDAVRSVCRKHELIQYELEMIAQDLVYKKQQKEELATGTVRIFSLKGMTSKLFGQESQEQRESRLAALEQSIQEGEESLKEKNTECHKFVQTAWEDIERFKEQKDKDLREALISYAIMQISMCKKGIQVWSNAKECFNKI from the exons ATGATGATGGCAGACTCTGGAAGTAACGAAGAAGTCGCTGTGATCGTTAACACCGACATCACTTCAACAGAATCCGAGAACAACCTGATAAACACG ATGGTGGAAAGAGGGACAGATCTGTTGAGAAAAATGGAGATAAATGTGGCGGAGGCAGAGAAAAGAACAGGAAAGAATACGGTTAACATGCAGGAAACATATACAGTCTACCTCATAGAAATACG GCCAGCTGATACTGTTCCAGAGGGGGGTACGCCTGCAGCACCTGACACTTTGTGGAGACGCTACAGTGATTTTGAGTTGCTCAGAACATACCTCCTTGTCACCTATCCCTACATCATCATCCCTCCACTACCTGAGAAAAGG GCAGAGTTTGTGTGGCACAAGCTAGCAGCTGACAACCTCGACCCAGACTTCGTTGAGCGACGAAGAGTTGGCCTGGAAAACTTCCTGCTGCGTGTTGCATCGCATCCGGTCCTTTCCAATGACAaaatcttcttcctctttctgacTGAG GagaaaggatggagggaggCAGTTTTGGAGACAGGCTTCCAAGACAAG GTTGACTCCAGACTAAAGTCTCTGAGTGCCATGTTAAGAGTCAAGAACCCTGACAA GCGCTTCACAGCACTGAAACATTACAGTGATGAACTGAACACTGTCATCTCTCAGTTACTGCGGGTGCGCGTG aAAGTAGCAGACAGGCTGTATGGAGTTTACAAGGTCCACGGTAACTACGGCAGAGTCTTTAG TGAGTGGAGTGCTATTGAAAAAGAGATGGGAGACGGACTACAGAGTGCTGGCCACCACATGGACAC GTATGCTGCATCAATAGATGACATTCTGGAGGAAGAAGAACACTATGCCGACCAACTGAAAGAATACCTTTTCTACACTGACGctgtcag GTCAGTGTGTAGGAAACATGAGTTGATCCAGTATGAACTGGAGATGATAGCTCAGGACCTCGTCTAtaagaaacaacagaaagaagAGCTGGCTACTGGG accgTACGGATCTTTTCTCTGAAGGGGATGACTAGTAAACTATTCGGCCAAGAGAGCCAGGAGCAAAGGGAGAGCAGGCTGGCGGCCCTGGAGCAGAGTATCCAGGAGGGAGAGGAATCGctcaaagagaaaaacacagagtgcCA CAAGTTTGTGCAAACAGCCTGGGAAGACATTGAACGTTTTAAGGAGCAGAAGGACAAAGATTTGCGTGAAGCACTAATCAGCTATGCCATCATGCAGATCAGCATGTGTAAGAAG GGAATCCAGGTGTGGTCCAACGCCAAGGAGTGTTTCAACAAAAT CTGA
- the LOC117952872 gene encoding sorting nexin-4-like isoform X1, which translates to MMMADSGSNEEVAVIVNTDITSTESENNLINTMVERGTDLLRKMEINVAEAEKRTGKNTVNMQETYTVYLIEIRPADTVPEGGTPAAPDTLWRRYSDFELLRTYLLVTYPYIIIPPLPEKRAEFVWHKLAADNLDPDFVERRRVGLENFLLRVASHPVLSNDKIFFLFLTEEKGWREAVLETGFQDKVDSRLKSLSAMLRVKNPDKRFTALKHYSDELNTVISQLLRVRVKVADRLYGVYKVHGNYGRVFSEWSAIEKEMGDGLQSAGHHMDTYAASIDDILEEEEHYADQLKEYLFYTDAVRSVCRKHELIQYELEMIAQDLVYKKQQKEELATGTVRIFSLKGMTSKLFGQESQEQRESRLAALEQSIQEGEESLKEKNTECHKFVQTAWEDIERFKEQKDKDLREALISYAIMQISMCKKGIQVWSNAKECFNKM; encoded by the exons ATGATGATGGCAGACTCTGGAAGTAACGAAGAAGTCGCTGTGATCGTTAACACCGACATCACTTCAACAGAATCCGAGAACAACCTGATAAACACG ATGGTGGAAAGAGGGACAGATCTGTTGAGAAAAATGGAGATAAATGTGGCGGAGGCAGAGAAAAGAACAGGAAAGAATACGGTTAACATGCAGGAAACATATACAGTCTACCTCATAGAAATACG GCCAGCTGATACTGTTCCAGAGGGGGGTACGCCTGCAGCACCTGACACTTTGTGGAGACGCTACAGTGATTTTGAGTTGCTCAGAACATACCTCCTTGTCACCTATCCCTACATCATCATCCCTCCACTACCTGAGAAAAGG GCAGAGTTTGTGTGGCACAAGCTAGCAGCTGACAACCTCGACCCAGACTTCGTTGAGCGACGAAGAGTTGGCCTGGAAAACTTCCTGCTGCGTGTTGCATCGCATCCGGTCCTTTCCAATGACAaaatcttcttcctctttctgacTGAG GagaaaggatggagggaggCAGTTTTGGAGACAGGCTTCCAAGACAAG GTTGACTCCAGACTAAAGTCTCTGAGTGCCATGTTAAGAGTCAAGAACCCTGACAA GCGCTTCACAGCACTGAAACATTACAGTGATGAACTGAACACTGTCATCTCTCAGTTACTGCGGGTGCGCGTG aAAGTAGCAGACAGGCTGTATGGAGTTTACAAGGTCCACGGTAACTACGGCAGAGTCTTTAG TGAGTGGAGTGCTATTGAAAAAGAGATGGGAGACGGACTACAGAGTGCTGGCCACCACATGGACAC GTATGCTGCATCAATAGATGACATTCTGGAGGAAGAAGAACACTATGCCGACCAACTGAAAGAATACCTTTTCTACACTGACGctgtcag GTCAGTGTGTAGGAAACATGAGTTGATCCAGTATGAACTGGAGATGATAGCTCAGGACCTCGTCTAtaagaaacaacagaaagaagAGCTGGCTACTGGG accgTACGGATCTTTTCTCTGAAGGGGATGACTAGTAAACTATTCGGCCAAGAGAGCCAGGAGCAAAGGGAGAGCAGGCTGGCGGCCCTGGAGCAGAGTATCCAGGAGGGAGAGGAATCGctcaaagagaaaaacacagagtgcCA CAAGTTTGTGCAAACAGCCTGGGAAGACATTGAACGTTTTAAGGAGCAGAAGGACAAAGATTTGCGTGAAGCACTAATCAGCTATGCCATCATGCAGATCAGCATGTGTAAGAAG GGAATCCAGGTGTGGTCCAACGCCAAGGAGTGTTTCAACAAAATGTGA